CTTAAAACAGCCACAAGTTTATACACACCATTTAAAGCTGGACAATCATAAGAAGTAATTAAATGGGTTCCTACACCCCACGCATTAATCCTCGCCCCCTGTCTCCTTAAATCCGCTATCAAATCCTCATTAAGGTCATTTGAACCTATAATAGTAGGATTTTCAAAACCCGCTTCCAACATCATTTTATATGCAACCTTGCTTATCCTCGCTAAATCACCCGAATCAATTCGAATAGCAGGCTTTACATCGAACCCTTGTTCACGTAATTCTTTAAACACCTGTATTGCGTTAGGAATACCACTTTTTATCGGGTCATACGTATCGACCAATAGCACACACCTTTGCGGATAGAGACGGGCAAAAGCACGAAATGCCTCCAACTCTGATTGATAACTCATCACCCAACTATGTGCATGAGTACCCGTTACTGGAATGCCATATATCTTCCCTGCCATTACATTTGAACTCGCAACACATCCCCCAATATACGCAGAACGCGAAGCAATCGTACCCCCATCCGGTCCATGTGCCCTACGCAGTCCAAACTCAATCACTGGATCAGGCTCCGCTGACAAACAAACACGGGCAGATTTGCTCGCGATTAGTGTTTGATAATTCAAAAAATTTAAAAGGGCTGTTTCCACCAATTGTGCTTCTAATAACGGTCCTTCTACTTGAACAATAGGCTCAAATGGAAAAACAAGCGTTCCCTCCGGAACGGATGTTATCTTTAAGTGCACCCTAAACTCTTTTAAAAATGCCAAAAAATCTTCATCAAACAATTTAAGGCTTCGTAAGTAATCTATATCATCTTTCGTAAACTTCAAATTTTTTAAATATAGTAAAAACGATTCTAAACCCGTAAAAATAGCAAAACCCGAATGAGGTGGCAAACTACGGAAAAAGTAATCAAATGTCACCGGAATTTGCCCCCGACCTTCTTTAAAATATCCTGCCATCATTGTTAATTGATACAAATCCGTTAACAATGCAAGATTCTTTCTCTCAAACCACGGTGCAATATCGAATGTGTCCATATATCTATTCTTCCACTTAATAATAAACCAAAATCGCTATTTCCTCTCAGATAGAACCTCTTTCTGTAACCATTCTTCAGCACAATCAATAATCTCGGCATGGTCAAACGCCAAATCTGGAAGTTCATCCAATACAAACCAATTAACATCTCCTGCATCATCTGACGGACGCACAGCCATATCTGTTTTTCCGAGTACCCCTACAAATGCAATACTTATCGTTCTACCTCTTGGGTCTCGTCTTGGATTACTAAATGCCTTTAGTTGTGATAACTTCACTCCTTTCAAACCTGTCTCTTCAAAAAGTTCTCTCTCAACAGCCTGTTCTAACGTCTCTTCCTCGTCCACAAAACCCCCAGGCAACGCCCAATAACCTTCAAAAGGAGAATTAACACGTTTAACTAATAATACTTCCCAATCCGTATCTCGTTTTCGAAACACTACTGCGTCCACAGTTACCGCAGGTCTTGGATATTCATAGATAAAATGTCCTTTATGTTTCATACATATCTCCTTTTCATAAAAGGTTAACACTTATGATATACTATTTCACAACTTCGGAAAATAACCTCTATATAATCATTATAAACCTTCAAAGGAATTTCCAAT
This is a stretch of genomic DNA from Candidatus Hydrogenedens sp.. It encodes these proteins:
- a CDS encoding nicotinate phosphoribosyltransferase, whose amino-acid sequence is MDTFDIAPWFERKNLALLTDLYQLTMMAGYFKEGRGQIPVTFDYFFRSLPPHSGFAIFTGLESFLLYLKNLKFTKDDIDYLRSLKLFDEDFLAFLKEFRVHLKITSVPEGTLVFPFEPIVQVEGPLLEAQLVETALLNFLNYQTLIASKSARVCLSAEPDPVIEFGLRRAHGPDGGTIASRSAYIGGCVASSNVMAGKIYGIPVTGTHAHSWVMSYQSELEAFRAFARLYPQRCVLLVDTYDPIKSGIPNAIQVFKELREQGFDVKPAIRIDSGDLARISKVAYKMMLEAGFENPTIIGSNDLNEDLIADLRRQGARINAWGVGTHLITSYDCPALNGVYKLVAVLREGAWESRIKITGNIEKSTDPGRKVPVRYYNEDGYLLGDVMYLEGEDYPKGGTVDARSRLFPHIGQKIEGIYYAEPLLKEVFRDGEIIIPLDSVHVIRERVRKQMQALPEEYKRLRNPEVYRVLLSKQLGELKNHLWQNPEAGVVLQ
- a CDS encoding NUDIX hydrolase, with the translated sequence MKHKGHFIYEYPRPAVTVDAVVFRKRDTDWEVLLVKRVNSPFEGYWALPGGFVDEEETLEQAVERELFEETGLKGVKLSQLKAFSNPRRDPRGRTISIAFVGVLGKTDMAVRPSDDAGDVNWFVLDELPDLAFDHAEIIDCAEEWLQKEVLSERK